GAGATGGTGGCTTCGAGCCCCCACAGCCCGCCATGGTCGTGCACCGGCGTGACATAACCCGGCGGCCAGGCCATGACCAGCACGCTGACCGGTCGCTTCGACCGCTCGGCGAGTATCCAGCGCTCGAAGCCACGGCGACGCTCACGCAACGGCCCCAGGGCCTGGGCCAATTCCTGGCTGTGGGCATGGAGCGCACGGCCGAGATCTCGCCCCATCGAGGCGAGATCCGGGTGCTCCACGTCCGACAGGTCGAAGGCGATATCGCGCAACGTCCTGACGATGGAAAAACGCTTACCCATGGGCTGGGCCATCTCGGGAATTCACTGGAGGAAAGTGGACCACGGAGGCCGTTAAACCG
This DNA window, taken from Luteibacter sp. 9135, encodes the following:
- a CDS encoding cysteine dioxygenase; amino-acid sequence: MGKRFSIVRTLRDIAFDLSDVEHPDLASMGRDLGRALHAHSQELAQALGPLRERRRGFERWILAERSKRPVSVLVMAWPPGYVTPVHDHGGLWGLEATISGALEVESFDRPHGDEHALRSTGRTWLGPGDATWFDATETHAHRCRNLSRHDTALTLHVYGGDLAQYLAYEQPGPSGHWIARPRQSIIAGRLTA